Proteins encoded within one genomic window of Aquarana catesbeiana isolate 2022-GZ linkage group LG03, ASM4218655v1, whole genome shotgun sequence:
- the PURB gene encoding transcriptional regulator protein Pur-beta, translated as MADGDSGSERGGSSGGGGGGGPGSFQQHMSRDQETQELASKRLDIQNKRFYLDVKQNAKGRFIKIAEVGAGGSKSRLTLSMAVAAEFRDYLGDFIEHYAQLGPSSPEQIAQSSGEDGMGGAGGPRRALKSEFLVRENRKYYLDLKENQRGRFLRIRQTINRGPGFSGGAGGGAGLQSGQTIALPAQGLIEFRDALAKLIDDYGGEDDELGPGGGGAAGGGGGGGGGLYGELPEGTSITVDSKRFFFDVGCNKYGVFLRVSEVKPSYRNSITVPLKAWGKFGGAFCRYAEEMKEIQERQRDKMYDRRGPGGERGGGGGLSSGGGEDSETEDVDDD; from the coding sequence ATGGCGGACGGGGATAGCGGCAGCGAGAGAGGGGGCAGCAGTGGCGGCGGAGGAGGGGGAGGCCCCGGCAGCTTCCAGCAGCACATGTCCCGGGATCAGGAGACCCAGGAACTGGCCTCCAAGCGGCTGGACATCCAGAATAAACGTTTCTATCTGGACGTGAAGCAGAACGCCAAAGGCCGCTTCATTAAGATCGCCGAGGTGGGCGCCGGGGGCTCCAAGAGCCGCCTCACCCTCTCCATGGCCGTGGCCGCCGAATTCCGCGACTACCTGGGAGACTTCATCGAGCACTACGCCCAGCTGGGCCCCAGCAGCCCCGAGCAGATCGCCCAGTCCTCGGGGGAGGACGGTATGGGAGGAGCCGGGGGCCCCCGCCGGGCCCTGAAGAGCGAGTTCCTGGTCCGGGAGAACCGCAAGTATTACCTGGACCTGAAGGAGAACCAGCGCGGCCGCTTCCTGCGCATCCGCCAGACCATCAACCGCGGCCCGGGCTTCAGCGGAGGAGCCGGAGGGGGAGCCGGCCTACAGAGCGGACAGACCATCGCCCTGCCCGCCCAGGGGCTCATCGAGTTCAGAGACGCCCTGGCCAAGCTTATCGATGACTATGGCGGGGAGGACGACGAGCTGGGCCCCGGAGGAGGAGGGGCGGCCggtggaggaggaggcggcggcggcGGCCTGTACGGAGAACTGCCCGAGGGCACGTCCATCACTGTGGACTCCAAGCGCTTCTTCTTCGATGTGGGCTGTAATAAGTACGGCGTGTTCCTGCGGGTGAGCGAGGTGAAGCCCAGCTACCGCAACTCCATCACCGTACCCCTCAAAGCCTGGGGGAAGTTCGGGGGAGCCTTCTGCCGCTATGCCGAGGAGATGAAGGAGATCCAGGAGCGCCAGAGGGACAAGATGTATGACCGCCGGGGAcccggaggggagagaggaggaggagggggcctgAGCTCCGGGGGAGGAGAAGACTCCGAGACAGAGGATGTGGATGACGACTGA